In Oncorhynchus masou masou isolate Uvic2021 chromosome 31, UVic_Omas_1.1, whole genome shotgun sequence, the sequence acaaaatgtgggaaaaaaagAGGGGGTGAATActgatacccactgtatattGTCATTAATAGAATCGGATGAGAGTCAATAGTAGTCAATAGTCACTTGGAACCTGTAAATTATTTTGATAGAATGTAATAATCATAATAAAATAAGATGATTAAAATATTTGCCAACCTTCATAGTATCTTTGCGAATATGTTGTTCAAACAGTTCCCTCCTTACCTCGTCTTCTTGTGGCTGTTCTTTTTCTGTGTTGGTTCCTTTtcactcttctctttctccttcttctcttTTTTGGGTTGTGTGGGTGAAGCAAACTGTGCAGTGACTTGCTGGGCAACCATTTGTGAGACAGGGCGAGGCTTCCTAGAAACAGATTAGTGATTATTAACATTGGATATTAGGCCATGAGCAGCAGGTACATACATATATGCACTGCATATTTATGCACATTGACTCGTTTTTCTAGATTTCTAATGTATGATGAATTGTATGTATGGGGAAAGACTATCATAAGGAATCACACTGCACATAGACAAATGCTGCATAGCGACAACATATTGAGGGTACAGGAACGCATACACCTGACATTTGTGTTCAGTGGGTTAAGTTCTGTGCATGGCTCCGGACATCTTGAGAAATGTTCATTTAGAAGGGTTTAAACTTTTTGTTTTATCCCTTTATTGATAAAAACAACATTTGACACAATCTGTCAGACGAACTACACCATAGAATCTGTCAAATAATGTTCCCATAATAGAAATGTCTCACTGAAAATAACCACTTGAATTTAGGCAACAATTAGAATGATTTATGAATAATCTGCACCATAGGTTTACATCCAAAAGTCAAACTGTCTGGACATCATCTTTGATCTTCTTCCCATTCATCACTAGTTATCACAGCCACAAAGTTATAAATCAGCATATTTCTTTAATAtgttcttaaaatgtgattttaaacctaatctcaaccacactgctaaccttaaataAAGACCAAAAAGCAATTGTTTATTTTCATAAATTGTTAAGATATAGACTTGTGgcatctagtggaaacccttcTTACCGTGTTGACGTTCCCTTTCTGACATCGCACATCATACACTTGAAAGCCTCGGCGGTGTTCCTGAAAGTACATACGCTACAGTCCCAGTAGGCATCGTCAGAAGAGGGCTTGGGTTGCCGCTTCGGccttaaaaaaacacacacacacacacacacacacacacacacacacacacacgataaggGGAGCGACACTGTCAGCATAGCCATTTTAGGTAACATTCATTGATGTGTATTTGTACAAAAACACAACAATACAAATGACTCTCATTTGAGCCGTATGGTCAGATTTACGAGGTAAAACTATTCTATTTGACACACGGTGGCCCCGGCATAAAAGAGCCAGTCAGCCGCCATGAAGCTACAATGTAGCTAGCGCTATGCATCCATTGGTCGTACCCTATGTTTACAAGTGTTCATCACATTTTCTGGTCATTTTTCTATATAAATATGTAATTTTACCTTGTGGGGCTCTTCTTGTCTCCCATCGTATAAAACCTTTATTTGTTTGAACTCAATATAGATTAATTTGACGGGGAAATTACCAACGCCGCTGTCGTAGAACTCCAGTGGAAGGATGATGATCACGTGGCAACGCCTACCCAATCACTCTCTCAAGGCACTCAAAGTACCCCTCGCCGACGCACTCTAAACGGACCGGTCCCGCCCATCACACGTTTTTATTGGTTGAGGTGCATTCGCATTACCCACGCTCCACACAACGTAACATGTTTGTGCAGCGTTCACAAAAACGGGGAACTCAGAAACATCTGATTTCCGACTTCAGATTGTTGAAGACATCTGGGAACTCGAAAAAAACAAACAGTTCCGACTGCGAACATTCTTTTCAAATGGTCATCCCATCTCGGAATTCCAACTCCGGACCTCGGGCCTCTTTCTCGAGCTCCAACCTGAAAATCACAGAAGTCATGATTTCACCTCGTATTTTTCCGAGTTCCCGAGTTCTTGAACGCGCCATGAGTTATGTACTTTGCTAAATATGCATTTCGAAcgtataatatatatttttaaacacttTTAAAAGTTTCATAAAATAAGAAAAAAAGTATCAGCTtgcccaaaaaaaaaaaatgctaggTTGCCACACTAACTAGCTAATTAGCAGTCTAACATTACATCACAGGTTTATAGCAATACACACAATTGTTTTATAATCTATTTTGGGGTAAATCATTTTTGTTGACTGTTAAAACGTTTTATACATGCTTTTCACACGTTGAAATGTTTTGTTTACTCCGTTGCCATGGTCACGGTGCTCGTCGTCCTCGGTGTTGAgtttgcggtttgccttcaaaataaaagtccccaaTTGAAAGCGTCGCAAACCTACACATACGGCGTAATCTTGCCATATTTGGACTAGACAATGTTAAACAAGTTTGGAATgttgttaaataaaaatatatataattacaaACAGTAATTAATTAGTTTGACAATGGACAGTCATCTGTCATTGGTTGTTTGGGAACTGACGGCAACATTGTATTGACGCTTACAATGAGTCTTGAACAAAATGTATGGAGTTTATTCTTTTAATTTCTTCAAAACAGCAAAACTATTTACTGGGTTTGCATAGGATACTATAAATAGCAAGAGactaaacaaacaagaaatgtgtgtgtcagtgagtgagtgagagtgagactgtgtgtgacaTGACAGTGTTCATGATGTGGCCTTACTTTAAAAAGCACATGCTGTCCTTTGCTTGGTTTTGTGACAGCAACCCTCCAAATGACTCCTGAGTCTTGCGTCTTCTGTAGCCACTCTTTAAATTGACTTACTCCTTCATTAGGTACATTAAAATGACCAACAACAATATTTGTATTAACTACAACTAAAAGTACAATTAAAACATTCAGCATTCCATTAATCAGTTGGTGTGGGGGGGTACCCATAGGTGTGCGGATGAGGGTTTTATTTTTGACGGTACCAAAGATGTTtataactgacccaagacagttCATCTGTGTCGTTTACAGTGGAAGCAAATAAAGCATACttggcagaacaagcaaggaggtgggtaAAGCCAAGCACAAGCTAGCGAGGACCTATTTGGGCATTttagcatgtatttgcatatttccgttagggaacgcctcCTCTGTGAAGTATCTGTGTGAACAAACTCAATTCGACCTGCTAGTCTTTCTAAACAACGCAATTGTATAAAACTGTGTAGAATGCCTCTCCCATTggacttcctctcactaccacaTAGTCCCTGTGATGTATCTGGGTTAAAGCCCTTCTGTCTGTTAACCCGCTTTTGACCGCACACGCCTGGCTGAGGCTCTCTGACTCTATCCAATCACCACACTCATGCTGTTAACCAATGACGAAATGGGGTTTCGGCTAATTCGTTTCGGGGGAAAAGACGAATTCTGGAACGAAAGTTGTCGGTTTGAGTTTTGAAGTTGAGTCTTTGCCCGGCAAAGGATATATAAGTTATCATGTACGAGCTTTTGTGCCGAATACATTACAGttgtcaagcttatgggcatgtggcagcagtgtgtaggaggtaATCtgctaggtgtgagaagtgtgcaaaAGATATTGATATGCCatgcatgagacaaaggaatgtgtagcggtatgtgttaattgtaggggtgcccatggggctggggatcagaaatgttcAGTGCGAGGGGCAGGTTcaggtttccagggttagagtagtgcagaagttgtcaAATGCTGAGGCAATGAAGAATgtagagggagatgggagggatTCTGCAAAGATTTCTACCAGTACAGAAGGATAAACCAACAAgtgattaaaaaaaaactttatttaactaggcaagtcagttaagaacaaattcttatgtacaatgacagcctaccagggaacagtgggttaacggccttgttcatgggcagaacgacagatttttaccttgtcagctgagggattcgatccagcaacttttcagttactggcccaaggctctacctgccaccccaatataTGTTTCAGTCAGATTGGATTTTTAGCTTTAATAGCAATGGTTAGTCTCTGAAAATtcaggttgtggtggcagctgcacaGGTATTTGGTTGTGCGAGACTTGACATCGGAAGAGTGTGTTAAGTGGTGGTAACCCGTCCTTTCAGGCTGTTGGCCCGAAGTAGGCCAAACTATTTTGAAATTGTGGAGTatgatgtttatttatttattataaaaAATACATAAATGTGAGTATAGTGTTAGATGGTAcggtatttgtttattttattattatatatatttttattcaagCTAAGTATAAGAGTGTTAAACTTTGGACACCAACCGCCGC encodes:
- the LOC135524090 gene encoding YY1-associated factor 2-like; protein product: MGDKKSPTRPKRQPKPSSDDAYWDCSVCTFRNTAEAFKCMMCDVRKGTSTRKPRPVSQMVAQQVTAQFASPTQPKKEKKEKEKSEKEPTQKKNSHKKTRPRLKNVDRSSAQHLEVTVGDLTVIITDFKEKTKPASTPSSAASADQHSQSGNTSSDNTERGVSRSSSPRGEGSSVNSESH